The Saccharomycodes ludwigii strain NBRC 1722 chromosome II, whole genome shotgun sequence genome window below encodes:
- the EFM1 gene encoding protein-lysine N-methyltransferase (similar to Saccharomyces cerevisiae YHL039W | EFM1 | Elongation Factor Methyltransferase) yields MARSQSSDIDGCIQWAKDNGSTIPDFYEFKKTPGFGVSCFSAANTTTSQQGTPPSIKVPRKLLITNDVAKEYFQIADNLNNYPNNTLIKSFLCVFKFGNVDAARNNFFSPYINVLPDTLTTSLTWSDEQLEMCKGTDLYLKTKRLRNKIQEEYEKYCVPLFNNRSECKPCITDYLWAHSIITSRGFPSILLNDKRNSENAFLLPIIDFFNHKADTKTKWTPVVDTNNEVIEIEFSTLEKYPKPNLEIFNNYGMEKSNEDLIINYGFLLEDNKYDSISLNLKLGDEEAIEIARKMPYNIKFDDVLGDAVRFDIKRSVVFPVEVLKFFSYICKLRSENYLTLRSTFEGLDQLAGILSGKIAFFKRKDGVRSNGLTGRDDLIIRIIKLYKTTQRKLFQNNLDIVEHYQKQLMDMKKNQMISFKQVFKRDKIFANALLLAFGCENYESLGAKKILNHCLMLWLIRLKNCYDKGEEFDWCPFFIIEKILVIDNNISIEREDIEEYGPVYKSLFPKLSRDVPDVFNVGNWGIRQFIVAAEVVDKLCWTRGVNNETYIMEQVPYNIV; encoded by the coding sequence ATGGCTCGTTCACAATCATCAGATATTGATGGATGCATTCAGTGGGCTAAAGATAATGGTTCTACAATCCCCGACTTTTAcgaatttaaaaaaacaccTGGGTTTGGTGTCTCATGTTTCAGCGCTGCTAACACCACTACTTCCCAACAAGGAACGCCTCCTAGTATTAAAGTGCCCCGCAAATTATTGATTACAAATGATGTGGCCAAAGAATATTTCCAGATTGCTGATAATTTGAATAACTATCCAAACAATACATTAATTAAAAGCTTTCTATGCGTTTTTAAGTTTGGTAACGTTGATGCTGCtagaaataattttttttccccatACATAAATGTATTACCTGATACATTGACTACATCTTTAACATGGAGTGATGAGCAATTAGAGATGTGCAAAGGGACAgatttatatttgaaaacaaaGCGTTTaagaaacaaaatacaagaagaatatgaaaaatattgtgTTCCTTTATTTAACAATAGATCTGAATGCAAACCCTGTATTACTGATTATTTATGGGCACATTCGATTATAACATCAAGAGGGTTCCCatctattttattgaatGACAAGAGGAATTCTGAAAATGCATTTTTGTTGCCCATCATAGATTTTTTCAATCACAAGGCAGATACAAAAACCAAATGGACACCTGTTGTAGATACTAATAATGAGGTTATTGAGATTGAGTTTTCCACTTTAGAAAAATATCCAAAACCAAACTTGGAGATCTTTAATAACTATGGTATGGAAAAATCCAACGAAGATTTAATTATCAACTATGGGTTTTTGTTAGAGGACAACAAGTATGATTCTATTTCTTTGAACTTGAAACTTGGGGATGAAGAAGCTATTGAAATTGCTCGAAAAATGCCATATAACATTAAGTTTGACGATGTTCTTGGAGATGCTGTTAGATTTGACATCAAGCGTTCTGTCGTATTCCCGGTagaagttttaaaatttttttcttatatttGCAAATTAAGATCGGAAAATTATCTCACGTTGAGAAGCACTTTTGAAGGATTGGACCAATTGGCAGGAATCCTATCCGGGAAAATCGCTTTTTTCAAACGGAAAGATGGTGTTAGGAGCAACGGATTAACGGGAAGGGACGATTTGATCAtcagaattattaaattgtaTAAAACTACGCAGAGGAAATTATTTCAGAATAATTTAGATATAGTTGAACATTATCAAAAGCAACTAATggatatgaaaaaaaaccaaatgaTTTCCTTTAAGCAGGTTTTTAAACGTGACAAGATATTTGCTAATGCTTTGCTTTTAGCTTTTGGCTGTGAAAATTACGAAAGTCTAGGtgctaaaaaaatattgaatcATTGTTTAATGTTGTGGTTAATAcgattaaaaaattgttatgACAAGGGCGAAGAATTTGATTGGTGTCCCTTTTTCATCATTGAGAAAATTTTAGTTATAGACAACAATATTTCAATTGAGCGGGAAGATATTGAAGAGTACGGACCAGTGTATAAATCATTATTTCCCAAATTATCCAGAGATGTTCCAGATGTTTTCAATGTTGGTAATTGGGGGATTAGACAGTTTATTGTTGCAGCTGAAGTCGTTGATAAGTTATGTTGGACAAGAGGTGTAAATAATGAAACCTATATCATGGAACAAGTTCCATATAATATTGTGtag
- a CDS encoding DNA-binding domain-containing protein, with amino-acid sequence MSYPTQNNNNNNNHNNQDNYLQSSISLKIKESPQESNPIFFFSKENNTPTIGNENINRNNNNNNNNEEEDVDDILQINISKQPRATLEQRIMILDHYYKNGQSKHKTVNCFKDKVSISISTLSDWLKRESDLRSKYQFMLIQKNTAPITINMSKNNKEGSGLITNTTNKITKKKSSSAVNNNHNIIMAASTNNTSNSSTTTTTPNNSNENNDKLTPKTPNNINGLLSTTVKKPHKSKYEGINNMMDRMVEHRKIMNLPINETVLKEYWVECAKKCGITDPKRSKSPSNGWLDHFKNRHNLKANLSLVVNNCNNKSNDTLDNQEIITSNRKNINDSNKPLDRFENSSTNKFSNNSTTNFLISATNKDFSTTSLDNFFLNSSLDHYSNANTNTTTTTNNNNSTNNNNNNNTNNNNNNNNNNSNNNSNSHNNNNNTRKNVIITAPMTKSTSGNSNSAPNIATFNSLKPVSSQLLPPKINDFISHKFNDRSHSNNNTNSSISMSPTYMKPVFANSTLSTVDDTKKDDSNTRIKINELEFEKFMKCHATDFLQKNRKKYDKTLVLLNELIKVFELEKNLLVDRNLEKIFNSDEK; translated from the coding sequence ATGAGTTATCCtactcaaaataataataataacaacaatcataataatcaaGATAATTACTTGCAGTCATCAATctctttgaaaataaaagagtCGCCGCAAGAAAGTAATcccattttctttttctcaaaggaaaataatactCCAACCATCGGGAATGAAAAcataaatagaaataataataataataataataatgaagagGAAGACGTCGATGATATACttcaaattaatatttccaAACAACCGAGAGCAACTTTGGAACAAAGAATCATGATACTAGACCATTACTATAAAAATGGTCAATCAAAACATAAAACGGTCAATTGCTTTAAAGATAAAGTTTCTATTTCCATTTCTACTCTTTCAGATTGGTTGAAAAGGGAATCTGATTTACGATCAAAATATCAGTTTATGTTGATACAGAAAAACACAGCGCCAATCACCATAAATAtgtcaaaaaataataaggaGGGAAGTGGACTGATAActaatactactaataaaattacaaaaaagaaatcatcatcagcagtaaataacaatcataatattatcatgGCCGCTTCTACTAACAATACAAGTAATAGTAGTACAACGACCACAACTCCAAACAATAGTAACGAAAATAATGACAAACTAACACCCAAAACtccaaataatattaatggtCTACTCTCTACTACTGTTAAAAAACCACATAAATCTAAATACGAAGGTATTAACAATATGATGGACAGAATGGTTGAGCATAGGAAAATTATGAATCTTCCTATAAATGAAActgttttaaaagaatattgGGTTGAATGTGCCAAAAAATGCGGTATTACCGATCCTAAAAGGAGCAAATCTCCGAGTAATGGTTGGTTAGATcactttaaaaatagacATAATTTAAAGGCAAATTTATCCCTTGTGGTAAATAactgtaataataaatctaatGATACACTTGATAATCAAGAAATTATAACAAGTAATCGGAAAAACATTAATGATTCTAATAAACCTTTAGAtagatttgaaaatagttcaaccaataaatttagtaataatagcactacaaattttttaatatcagcTACTAATAAAGATTTCAGTACAACATCtttggataatttttttttgaacagTTCACTAGATCATTATAGTAATgctaatactaatactactactactactaataataataatagtaccaataataataataataataataccaataataataataataataataataataatagtaataataatagtaatagccacaacaacaataataatacaagaaaaaatgtCATAATAACGGCACCGATGACCAAAAGCACCAGTGGTAACAGTAATAGTGCCCCTAACATCGCAACATTTAATAGTTTAAAGCCTGTGTCAAGTCAATTATTACCACCCAAAATAAACGATTTCATATCACACAAGTTTAATGATAGAAGTCATTCAAATAACAACACTAACTCATCCATATCTATGTCCCCCACATATATGAAACCGGTATTCGCAAATTCTACTCTATCTACCGTAGACGATACTAAAAAAGATGACTCCAATACACGGATTAAGATAAACGAATTGgaatttgaaaagtttATGAAATGTCACGCCACTGATTttctacaaaaaaataggaaaaaatatgataaaaCATTGGTACTGTTAAATGAGctaataaaagttttcgaacttgaaaaaaatttactaGTTGATAGAAATTTagagaaaatatttaacagcgacgaaaaataa
- the COF1 gene encoding cofilin (similar to Saccharomyces cerevisiae YLL050C | COF1 | COFilin), translating into MSRSGVSVADESLAAFNDLKLGKKYKFILFGLNENKTSIIVKETSTDGSYDSFLEKLPENDCLYAVYDFEYDIGSGEGKRSKIVFYTWSPDTAPVRSKMVYASSKDALRRALNGVSTDIQGTDFSEVSYETVLEKVSRGPGSH; encoded by the exons atGTCTAGATCAGG tgtATCCGTTGCTGATGAATCTTTAGCTGCTTTTAACGATTTAAAGTTGGGTAAGAAGTAcaagtttattttgtttggattgaatgaaaacaaaacttCCATTATAGTCAAAGAGACTTCCACTGATGGTTCTTATGATTcctttttggaaaaattacCTGAAAATGATTGTTTGTATGCAGTCTATGACTTTGAATACGATATTGGTAGTGGAGAAGGTAAGAGATCCAAGATTGTTTTCTATACCTGGTCTCCAGATACTGCTCCTGTTAGATCCAAGATGGTTTATGCTAGTTCAAAGGATGCTTTAAGAAGAGCTTTGAATGGTGTATCTACCGATATCCAAGGTACTGATTTCTCAGAAGTTTCTTACGAGACTGTTTTGGAAAAGGTAAGCAGAGGGCCAGGATCTCATTAA
- a CDS encoding uncharacterized protein (similar to Saccharomyces cerevisiae YLR417W | VPS36 | Vacuolar Protein Sorting) gives MKTNISKWNIAQITSTIRSEVNPANYYLSNAPLFSSRRLNDLDTQFKKLTQKEKNLIPINFSESLDKSFDKIIKWIRYDSKLPLKSNNSYQIIVNKRDPKEFNFLLSTLFRSLFRTRINEKLSVNFNMLPTNGQDASNLYVKSLNPIDHADLNISNRNSFFSKLVRLQLFDLKKRDMDYINVYWPKHKKDLSLVKAIGIVKAKSNLVDKYKQVFINGISYPLVKLNNIDSNNVEDEFPQMGKKNEAVYYSKDGIGIIPSRFISHSKYLPAYKSIEYFGRSSALDDWKKRENFEILGELPGKSVLSKKLIVCKKDATDNEITGLDQNKNGITILNAINELSLSYNLKENTADAIRGLLLSPNSYFYDTMKADLETPNDIRYRFIGLMKGERAKLVVLNNWFYTFENKFLFYIKNNKGKDILKLSTIMKSNNLKFWDVKILQELEKFEQKCIDDIGNEKQYIDDFLYNLNIYFTFIAAEWKIFDERVFVDNSRREWLICRISFIIFEKLVTNKEFVNTYPSLLYGISKKIKWLGEKFPSLLKTKEDEKVLSSIEFDTNAIEYCIWDIIGPLLENECRVIKECNGTGDGSNREPITKNHCIAIGLPVEVYNALIDLDYNEDLRMMDVIPFLSVANITITCLDGVERVEPIIGLKISNMMLDNGTMITIFKK, from the coding sequence atgaaaacaaatatatcaaaatGGAATATAGCTCAAATAACTTCTACCATTAGATCAGAAGTCAATCCCGCAAACTACTATTTAAGTAATGCTCCATTGTTTTCTAGTAGAAGACTAAATGATTTGGATActcaatttaaaaaattgactcaaaaagaaaagaactTGATACCAATTAATTTCAGCGAGTCATTGGATAAAagttttgataaaataataaaatggatAAGATACGATTCAAAATTAccattaaaatcaaataacaGTTACCAAATTatagtaaataaaagagaTCCCAAAgagtttaattttttgttatccACTTTATTTAGATCTTTGTTTAGGACTAGGATAAATGAAAAGCTTTCTGTTAATTTCAACATGCTTCCTACTAATGGACAGGATGCATCAAATCTTTATGTGAAGTCACTTAATCCAATTGATCATGCCGATTTGAACATTTCAAACAgaaattcatttttttccaaactAGTTAGATTGCAATTGTTTgacttgaaaaaaagagacatggattatataaatgtttATTGGCCTAAGCATAAAAAAGATCTTTCTTTAGTCAAAGCTATTGGTATAGTAAAAGCTAAATCCAATTTAGttgataaatataaacaagtTTTCATCAATGGGATTTCTTATCCCCTAGTAAAgctaaataatattgattcGAATAATGTCGAAGATGAGTTCCCTCAAatggggaaaaaaaatgaagcaGTTTATTACTCAAAGGATGGCATTGGTATAATCCCATCAAGGTTTATTTCGCATTCCAAATACTTACCGGCCTACAAATCCATAGAATATTTTGGAAGAAGTTCAGCATTGGATGACTGGAAGAAAAGAGagaattttgaaatattggGGGAATTGCCCGGTAAAAGTGTTTTATCCAAAAAACTAATAGTTTGTAAAAAAGATGCCACGGATAATGAAATAACAGGTCTTgatcaaaacaaaaacggTATTACCATTTTAAATGCAATTAATGAATTATCTTTGAGTTATAACTTAAAGGAGAACACTGCAGATGCTATTAGGGGGTTACTTTTGTCACCgaattcttatttttatgataCTATGAAGGCCGATCTTGAGACGCCTAACGATATCAGATATAGATTTATAGGGCTAATGAAGGGGGAGCGTGCTAAGCTAGTAGTTTTGAATAACTGGTTTTATacatttgaaaataaatttttgttttatattaagaataataaGGGGAAAGATATATTGAAGCTTAGCACCATAATGAAAAGCAATAACCTAAAATTCTGGGATGTTAAGATATTGCAGGAGTTGGAAAAGTTTGAGCAGAAATGTATTGATGACATTGGCAATGAGAAACAATATATTGAtgattttttgtataatttaaacatatattttaCATTTATTGCAGCAGAatggaaaatatttgatgaaagagtttttgttgataataGTAGAAGAGAATGGTTAATTTGTAGGATTagttttataatttttgaaaaactaGTGACAAACAAAGAATTTGTGAACACGTACCCATCTTTATTGTATGgaatttccaaaaaaattaagtgGTTGGGTGAAAAGTTTCCAAGtttgttaaaaacaaaagaagatgaaaaagTATTAAGCAGCATAGAGTTTGATACAAATGCAATAGAATATTGTATTTGGGATATAATTGGACCTTTGTTGGAAAATGAATGTAGGGTAATAAAAGAGTGCAATGGTACAGGGGATGGGAGTAATCGTGAGCCAATAACTAAAAACCATTGTATAGCTATCGGGTTACCAGTTGAAGTGTACAATGCTTTGATCGATTTAGATTACAATGAAGATTTGAGAATGATGGATGTTATTCCCTTCCTATCAGTGGCCAATATTACCATTACGTGCCTAGATGGAGTAGAACGCGTGGAACCTATCATtggattaaaaatatcgaATATGATGTTAGATAATGGGACCATGATTACCATATTTAAGAAGTAG
- the MUP3 gene encoding Mup3p (similar to Saccharomyces cerevisiae YHL036W | MUP3 | Methionine UPtake) — protein sequence MSLQAEQDDLQERDPLNPIKSIPYPVLSTYTSIDDVVNLESTVEVPQGRHLGIFGTCNMFISRIIGNGIFSIPSSVFINCGGNLIIYFTVWVLAAILSFFGLYLYLEFGCLIPKNGGTKNFLEFSFDKPKYMTSVVFGGFTILTGFAISSALIFGEYFMFSIGFSQDFVANNKWPNHIGSLTTLLIAITHGISLKTGVYIQNTLGVLKIFIVSIMSISGALVLLAPHLFTHDNKNIGFPPLTDLPGSLSYSSLSTAFIQAFFCYIGWNMVHSVTAEIINPNKTLKLAGSVSLLITLVCYSLVNLAYVRLLTYNEIVDAGPLLGSILFTRMYGEIWGRKFITFSIAISALSNLFVALYSISRVNQEIFRHGYFPFTEQLSKNWPFNSPFPSLLVSTFLTIGWLTLLPPGNGVGYNYLVSLEAYGSQIVLLFVAIGIFVYKWKHPNLKPADIKSSSVGNAFFIIFSFYLVVTPFIFNDSGYKNSLPYFPSYYLMTIILFSFSFLFWLVKFQILPKIFRYKLVPELYTLEDGLIIQKWDKIYS from the coding sequence ATGTCTTTACAAGCTGAACAAGATGACTTACAAGAAAGAGACCCTTTAAATCCCATCAAATCAATACCATACCCTGTATTATCCACTTACACCTCTATAGACGATGTGGTAAATTTAGAATCTACAGTAGAAGTACCTCAAGGAAGACACCTAGGGATTTTCGGCACATGCAACATGTTCATATCAAGAATCATCGGAAACGGCATATTTTCCATTCCATCAAgtgtatttattaattgtgGTGGCAAccttataatttatttcacCGTATGGGTCCTAGCTGCtattttatcctttttcggtctatatttatatctaGAATTTGGCTGTCTAATTCCTAAAAATGGCggaacaaaaaattttttggaattttcATTTGATAAACCCAAGTATATGACAAGCGTGGTATTTGGTGGGTTTACAATATTAACGGGATTTGCCATTTCAAGTGCCTTGATTTTTGGTGAATATTTCATGTTTTCTATCGGCTTTTCTCAAGATTTTGtggctaataataaatggcCTAATCATATCGGTTCACTTACAACCCTTTTAATTGCAATTACACACGGAATTTCCTTGAAAACAGGCGTCTATATCCAAAACACTTTGGGTGTAttaaaaatctttattGTCTCCATCATGTCCATCAGTGGTGCCCTAGTTTTACTCGCACCACACCTATTTACTCATGATAACAAGAACATAGGATTCCCACCTTTAACTGATCTTCCAGGCTCACTTTCTTATTCCTCGCTTAGTACTGCGTTCATTCAagcctttttttgttatatagGTTGGAATATGGTACACTCGGTCACTGCTGAAATTATTAATCCAAACAAAACGTTGAAACTTGCTGGCTCTGTTTCGCTTTTAATTACATTGGTGTGTTATAGTTTGGTAAATTTAGCGTATGTTAGGTTATTAACATATAATGAAATAGTAGATGCTGGTCCATTACTAGGTTCTATATTATTTACCAGAATGTACGGTGAAATATGGGGTAGAAAATTCATCACTTTTTCAATTGCTATATCTGCTTTGTCTAATTTGTTTGTGGCGCTTTATTCCATATCTAGAGTAAATCAAGAAATTTTTAGGCACGGCTACTTCCCCTTTACGGAACAATTGTCCAAAAATTGGCCCTTCAACTCTCCATTCCCCTCCCTACTAGTATCTACCTTTTTGACCATCGGCTGGTTGACTCTTTTGCCACCAGGAAATGGGGTAGGCTATAATTATTTAGTCTCTTTAGAGGCTTATGGTAGCCaaatagttttattatttgttgcCATAggtatttttgtttataagtGGAAACATCCCAATTTGAAACCGGCTGACATCAAATCATCTTCTGTAGGAAAcgctttttttattatcttttcGTTTTACTTGGTTGTGACtccatttatatttaacgACTCTGGATACAAGAACTCTTTGCCATATTTCCCAtcatattatttaatgacgattattcttttttcattttcgtttttattttggttgGTTAAATTCCAAATCctaccaaaaatatttcgTTATAAATTAGTTCCTGAATTATATACTTTGGAGGATGGGTTAATTATCCAAAAATGggataaaatatattcttaA